The proteins below are encoded in one region of Micromonospora sp. DSM 45708:
- a CDS encoding molybdopterin molybdotransferase MoeA yields MSTETGAATVEVGTPPPAGWEEARSRVYAVGLSAALPAVARPLADADGHTLAEPLTTRTDLPAFPTSSVDGWAVRGSGPWRVVGRLLAGHTASPLEADGTTVEIATGAMVPAGTTAILRIEDSTRTTDGRVTGTPRPQPEWREPGEEAHRGEELLPAGTPVDPAVIGLAASCGHDTLRVRRPPRAALLVFGDELLTSGPPGAGRVRDALGPSVPAWLRRYGCQVRGADVVGPVADTLPAHVAALRGALANADLVCTTGGTMHGPVDHLHPTLEALGADYVVNTVAVRPGFPMLLARLVEGDGRVRFVAGLPGNPQSAVVALVSLVAPLLAGLTGRPMPVLPQVTLAEPVPGRGDHTHLALARWDRVAGTAHPVRHVGSAMLRGLAGADGFAVIRPGTSGAAGDRVPLVPLPLTPGERS; encoded by the coding sequence ATGAGCACGGAAACCGGAGCCGCCACGGTCGAGGTGGGCACGCCCCCGCCGGCCGGGTGGGAGGAGGCTCGCTCCCGGGTGTACGCGGTCGGGCTCTCCGCCGCGCTCCCCGCGGTCGCCCGCCCGCTGGCCGACGCCGACGGGCACACCCTGGCCGAGCCGCTGACCACCCGCACCGACCTGCCGGCGTTCCCCACCTCCAGCGTCGACGGCTGGGCGGTGCGCGGGTCGGGGCCGTGGCGGGTGGTGGGCCGGCTCCTCGCCGGGCACACCGCGTCCCCGCTGGAGGCGGACGGCACCACCGTGGAGATCGCCACCGGCGCGATGGTGCCGGCGGGCACCACCGCGATCCTGCGGATCGAGGACTCCACCCGGACGACGGACGGTCGGGTGACCGGCACGCCCCGGCCGCAGCCGGAGTGGCGCGAGCCGGGCGAGGAGGCGCACCGCGGGGAGGAGCTGCTGCCCGCCGGCACGCCGGTGGACCCGGCGGTGATCGGCCTGGCCGCCTCCTGCGGGCACGACACGCTGCGGGTCCGCCGCCCACCCAGGGCGGCGCTGCTGGTCTTCGGCGACGAGCTGCTCACCTCCGGCCCGCCCGGCGCCGGCCGGGTGCGCGACGCGCTCGGTCCCTCGGTGCCCGCCTGGCTACGCCGCTACGGCTGTCAGGTGCGCGGCGCCGACGTGGTCGGGCCGGTCGCCGACACGCTGCCCGCGCACGTCGCGGCGCTGCGTGGCGCGCTCGCCAACGCCGATCTGGTCTGCACCACCGGCGGCACCATGCACGGGCCGGTCGACCATCTGCACCCGACGCTGGAGGCGCTCGGCGCGGACTACGTGGTCAACACCGTGGCGGTGCGCCCCGGCTTCCCGATGCTGCTCGCCCGGCTGGTCGAGGGCGACGGCCGGGTGCGCTTCGTGGCCGGCCTCCCGGGCAACCCGCAGTCCGCGGTGGTGGCGCTGGTCTCGCTCGTCGCTCCCCTGCTCGCCGGTCTCACCGGCCGGCCGATGCCGGTGCTGCCGCAGGTCACGCTGGCCGAGCCGGTGCCCGGGCGCGGCGACCACACCCACCTGGCGCTGGCGCGCTGGGACCGGGTCGCCGGCACCGCGCACCCGGTGCGGCACGTCGGCTCGGCGATGCTGCGCGGGCTGGCCGGCGCGGACGGCTTCGCGGTGATCCGGCCCGGCACCAGCGGCGCCGCCGGCGACCGGGTCCCGCTCGTTCCGCTGCCCCTGACCCCCGGAGAGCGCTCGTGA
- a CDS encoding molybdenum cofactor biosynthesis protein MoaE: protein MSTETRVVFGAVTDQPLDLAAHEAAVADRRAGAVVSFQGVVRDHDHGRTVTRLEYEGHPTAETVLREVAAEIAADPAVHAVAVSHRVGPLEIGDVALVAAVSTAHRAAAFAACARLVDEVKARLPIWKRQVFDDGTEEWVNCP, encoded by the coding sequence GTGAGCACGGAGACGCGTGTGGTGTTCGGCGCGGTGACGGACCAGCCACTCGACCTGGCCGCGCACGAGGCGGCGGTCGCCGACCGCCGGGCCGGTGCCGTGGTCTCCTTCCAGGGCGTGGTCCGCGACCACGACCACGGGCGGACGGTCACCCGGCTGGAGTACGAGGGCCACCCCACCGCCGAGACGGTGCTGCGCGAGGTGGCGGCCGAGATCGCCGCCGACCCGGCGGTGCACGCGGTGGCGGTCTCCCACCGGGTCGGCCCGCTGGAGATCGGTGACGTGGCGCTGGTCGCCGCCGTCAGCACCGCGCACCGGGCGGCGGCGTTCGCGGCGTGCGCCCGGCTGGTCGACGAGGTGAAGGCGCGGCTGCCGATCTGGAAACGGCAGGTCTTCGACGACGGCACCGAGGAGTGGGTGAACTGCCCCTGA
- a CDS encoding glycosyltransferase 87 family protein, with product MPTTVGRRTNRLPPAPRVVLGVDQRLVVRIGIVAAVSYAAWLAIGAFGRPYNFFDMKIYHGAVLWWANGNELYDFVAPSTTLGFTYPPFAGLVMLPMSWLPVDAAGFVNALASIAALAVVLAALLRPIVDRLGWSLWFTVGIATPLAVAIEPSRETLGYGQVNLLLFALIMADLVGLRWRAKRGTHHETAESPLARFLYSGAWAGVGIGLATAVKLTPALFIGYLMLTRQWRAAWIAVATTIGVTLATFGAVGEESRAYFTSVLWQTERVGAADMTANQSLAGLLARLYDSIETPGLLWLAFSVLVLALGLSRALSARADGDELTAFTLVGLTANVISPISWSHHLVWVIPAIVVLADAAVRRREASRGLPLRTSGPASTNGVPTLRPPIWYPTLTGFRHAAGALGLYLLFLISPIWPYEHQLPEVSHYQDGLFGALMENSLAIALIVLVAALPWRPGAEPAFYHDRLGRTAQLAARR from the coding sequence ATGCCGACGACAGTCGGTAGACGGACCAACCGCCTCCCACCGGCCCCCCGCGTCGTCCTCGGGGTCGACCAGCGGCTCGTGGTGCGCATCGGCATCGTGGCCGCCGTGTCGTACGCGGCCTGGCTCGCGATCGGCGCCTTCGGCCGGCCGTACAACTTCTTCGACATGAAGATCTACCACGGCGCGGTGCTGTGGTGGGCCAACGGCAACGAGCTGTACGACTTCGTCGCCCCCTCGACGACCCTCGGTTTCACCTATCCACCCTTCGCCGGTCTGGTCATGCTGCCGATGTCCTGGCTGCCGGTGGACGCCGCCGGGTTCGTCAACGCGCTGGCCAGCATCGCCGCGCTCGCGGTCGTGCTGGCCGCGTTGCTGCGCCCCATCGTGGACCGGCTCGGCTGGTCGCTCTGGTTCACCGTCGGCATCGCCACCCCGCTCGCCGTGGCGATCGAGCCGTCCCGCGAGACGCTCGGCTACGGCCAGGTCAACCTGCTGCTCTTCGCGCTGATCATGGCGGATCTGGTGGGCCTGCGGTGGCGGGCCAAGCGGGGCACCCACCACGAGACCGCCGAGTCGCCGCTGGCCCGCTTCCTCTACAGCGGCGCCTGGGCCGGGGTCGGCATCGGGCTCGCCACCGCCGTCAAGCTCACCCCGGCGCTGTTCATCGGCTACCTGATGCTCACCCGGCAGTGGCGGGCCGCCTGGATCGCGGTCGCCACCACGATCGGGGTGACGCTCGCGACGTTCGGTGCCGTCGGTGAGGAGTCCCGCGCGTACTTCACCAGCGTGCTGTGGCAGACCGAACGGGTCGGCGCCGCCGACATGACCGCCAACCAGTCCCTCGCCGGGCTGCTGGCACGGCTCTACGACTCGATCGAGACGCCCGGGCTGCTCTGGCTCGCGTTCTCGGTGCTGGTGCTGGCGCTGGGCCTGTCCCGGGCGCTCAGCGCCCGCGCCGACGGCGACGAGCTGACCGCGTTCACGCTGGTCGGGCTCACCGCCAACGTGATCAGCCCGATCTCCTGGTCGCACCACCTGGTCTGGGTCATCCCGGCGATCGTGGTGCTGGCCGACGCCGCGGTACGCCGCCGCGAGGCCAGCCGCGGGCTGCCGCTGCGGACGAGCGGACCGGCCTCGACGAACGGCGTGCCCACGTTGCGCCCGCCGATCTGGTACCCGACGCTGACCGGGTTCCGGCACGCGGCCGGCGCGCTCGGGCTCTATCTCCTATTCCTGATCTCACCGATCTGGCCGTACGAGCACCAGCTCCCCGAGGTGTCCCACTACCAGGACGGCCTGTTCGGCGCGCTGATGGAGAACTCCCTGGCCATCGCGCTGATCGTGCTGGTCGCGGCGCTGCCCTGGCGCCCCGGCGCCGAGCCGGCGTTCTACCACGACCGGCTGGGCCGTACGGCCCAGCTCGCCGCCCGACGCTGA
- a CDS encoding DoxX family protein, translating to MKPVRSLARVMLSGIFVVSGARNLRNAERLVPAAKPVTDRVAPLIQNLHPRIPTDTETLIRANAATQLVGGLMLATGRFTRPAALVLAGTLVPATVAGHPFWNNDDPAARNNNQIHFLKNLGLLGGLLLAAADTEGKPGLRWRAGHRIDHSRRSVKRAVRTARREARIAVRSAATARRMPG from the coding sequence ATGAAGCCCGTGCGCTCCCTCGCCCGAGTCATGTTGAGCGGCATCTTCGTGGTCAGCGGCGCCCGCAACCTGCGCAACGCGGAACGGCTGGTGCCCGCCGCGAAGCCGGTCACCGACCGGGTCGCCCCGCTGATCCAGAACCTGCACCCGCGCATCCCGACCGACACCGAGACGCTGATCCGGGCCAACGCCGCCACCCAACTGGTCGGCGGTCTGATGCTGGCCACCGGCCGGTTCACCCGCCCGGCCGCGCTCGTCCTGGCCGGCACGCTGGTGCCGGCCACCGTCGCCGGCCATCCCTTCTGGAACAACGACGACCCGGCCGCGCGCAACAACAACCAGATCCACTTCCTGAAGAACCTCGGGCTGCTCGGCGGGCTCCTCCTCGCCGCCGCGGACACCGAGGGCAAGCCGGGGCTGCGCTGGCGCGCCGGCCACCGGATCGACCACTCACGCCGGTCGGTCAAGCGCGCGGTCCGCACGGCCCGCCGCGAGGCGAGGATCGCCGTACGCTCCGCGGCGACCGCCCGCCGGATGCCCGGCTGA
- a CDS encoding GNAT family N-acetyltransferase: MTTLRLRPEDPADEAPVARVLAAAFARPDVATPPEVGLVEELRHSAAWIPELAMVAEYGGEVVGFALLTRVRVRVDGGGWPALALGPVAVAPHRQRVGHGTAVVQAALDAATELGERLVVVLGDPAYYRRFGFGPADRLGLTSPWSGLGEPWQALVLPPSTGGEPPPPAGEVVFPSPWSRV, translated from the coding sequence GTGACGACGCTGCGACTGCGCCCGGAGGACCCGGCCGACGAAGCGCCGGTGGCCCGGGTGCTCGCCGCCGCGTTCGCCCGACCCGACGTGGCCACCCCGCCCGAGGTCGGCCTGGTCGAGGAGTTGCGGCACAGCGCCGCGTGGATCCCGGAACTGGCCATGGTCGCCGAGTACGGCGGCGAGGTGGTGGGCTTCGCGCTGCTCACCCGCGTGCGGGTACGCGTCGACGGCGGCGGCTGGCCGGCGCTGGCGCTCGGGCCGGTGGCGGTGGCCCCGCACCGGCAGCGGGTCGGGCACGGCACGGCGGTGGTGCAGGCGGCGCTCGACGCCGCCACGGAGCTGGGGGAACGGCTCGTGGTGGTGCTGGGCGACCCGGCGTACTACCGGCGCTTCGGGTTCGGCCCGGCGGACCGGTTGGGGTTGACCAGCCCGTGGTCCGGGCTGGGGGAGCCGTGGCAGGCGCTGGTGCTGCCGCCGTCCACCGGCGGGGAGCCGCCACCGCCGGCCGGTGAGGTGGTCTTCCCGTCGCCCTGGTCGCGGGTGTGA
- a CDS encoding ATP-binding protein — MDPVRNPYAPGAGQRPPELAGRGRELDVFDVVLERIARGRPERSLMLTGLRGVGKTVLLNTLRSEAINHLWGTGKIEARPDQSLRRPIAAALHMAVRELAPRHRAPDRIDGFLGVLKAFAQRSAPAGRGGAAPKLRDRWQPGIDVPASSGRADSGDIEIDLVELLSDAAAVATDVGTGIAIFIDEMQDVGAEDVSALCAACHELSQLGAPLIVVGAGLPHLPAVLSAAKSYSERLYRYQRIDRLDRIAADQALCAPAEREEVEYEQKALDLLYEKSGGYPYFVQAYGKATWDHAPRSPITAADVRVAAPEAEAELAVGFFGSRFERATPAEREYMRAMATLALVGGEDGARDDMDAAVPTAEIARSLGRKPASLSPARDALIKKGLIYSGERGTVAFTVPHFGRYLRTQPA, encoded by the coding sequence GTGGATCCGGTCCGCAACCCGTACGCTCCCGGCGCCGGTCAGCGCCCGCCCGAACTCGCCGGGCGGGGGCGGGAGCTGGACGTCTTCGACGTGGTGCTGGAACGCATCGCCCGGGGCCGGCCGGAACGCAGCCTGATGCTCACCGGGCTGCGCGGGGTGGGCAAGACGGTCCTGCTCAACACGCTCCGCTCGGAGGCGATCAACCACCTCTGGGGCACCGGCAAGATCGAGGCCAGACCGGACCAGTCGCTGCGCCGACCGATCGCCGCCGCGCTGCACATGGCGGTCCGCGAGCTGGCCCCACGACACCGCGCGCCGGACCGGATCGACGGCTTCCTCGGCGTGCTCAAGGCGTTCGCGCAACGGTCCGCGCCGGCCGGGCGGGGCGGGGCGGCGCCGAAGCTGCGCGACCGCTGGCAACCGGGCATCGACGTGCCGGCCAGCAGCGGCCGGGCCGACTCCGGCGACATCGAGATCGACCTGGTGGAACTGCTCAGCGACGCGGCGGCGGTCGCCACCGACGTGGGCACCGGCATCGCGATCTTCATCGACGAGATGCAGGACGTGGGCGCCGAGGACGTCTCCGCGCTCTGCGCCGCCTGCCACGAGCTGTCCCAGCTCGGTGCGCCGCTCATCGTGGTGGGCGCCGGGCTGCCGCACCTGCCGGCCGTGCTCAGCGCCGCCAAGTCGTACTCCGAACGGCTCTACCGCTACCAGCGGATCGACCGGCTGGACCGGATCGCCGCCGACCAGGCACTCTGCGCGCCGGCCGAGCGGGAGGAGGTCGAGTACGAGCAGAAGGCGCTCGACCTGCTCTACGAGAAGTCCGGTGGCTACCCCTACTTCGTCCAGGCGTACGGAAAGGCGACCTGGGACCACGCGCCCCGCTCGCCGATCACCGCCGCGGACGTGCGGGTCGCCGCGCCCGAGGCGGAGGCGGAGCTGGCGGTGGGCTTCTTCGGCTCCCGGTTCGAGCGAGCCACCCCGGCCGAACGGGAGTACATGCGGGCCATGGCGACACTGGCGCTGGTGGGCGGCGAGGACGGCGCCCGGGACGACATGGACGCCGCGGTGCCCACCGCGGAGATCGCGCGGTCGCTCGGCCGCAAGCCGGCCAGCCTCTCCCCGGCCCGGGACGCGCTGATCAAGAAGGGGCTGATCTACTCCGGCGAGCGGGGGACGGTCGCGTTCACCGTCCCGCACTTCGGCCGTTACCTGCGCACCCAGCCGGCCTGA
- a CDS encoding LppU/SCO3897 family protein: MSNFGPPGGGAPEPWEARRPDDGYAPDPHHGPRPGGPQYGPPNPPYGPPHEQYGPPTEQYGPPAEQYGPPHEQYGPPAERYGSPQQYGPPGEQYGPPQQYGPPDQRFEPAPGWPDGPGAAPRQGYPAGPDYAGQVPYPGGQQPYSGGQQPYAGGPPPYGAGQHPYGEPTPPKRGRSPLLVVVIVLAVLLLGGAGAYWLLGRDGDSPPAGTTAATAPAPTDAAPSDPAEATPTTAAPASSTDPRFVKAGQCVANQGGGAQPKLVIADCAPKTYEVLRRIDGATSGKKDAEAKCGKVAGYTDWYFFDSELDTLDFVLCLKRR; the protein is encoded by the coding sequence ATGTCGAACTTCGGACCACCGGGCGGCGGCGCACCCGAGCCGTGGGAGGCACGACGTCCCGACGACGGCTACGCCCCCGACCCGCACCACGGTCCGAGGCCCGGCGGCCCGCAGTACGGCCCGCCCAATCCGCCGTACGGCCCGCCCCACGAGCAGTACGGCCCGCCGACCGAGCAGTACGGGCCACCCGCCGAGCAGTACGGACCACCCCACGAGCAGTACGGCCCACCCGCCGAGCGGTACGGGTCGCCCCAGCAGTACGGGCCGCCCGGCGAGCAGTACGGCCCGCCGCAGCAGTACGGGCCGCCGGACCAGCGCTTCGAGCCGGCCCCGGGGTGGCCGGACGGTCCGGGTGCCGCGCCCCGGCAGGGCTATCCGGCCGGTCCCGACTACGCCGGCCAGGTGCCGTATCCCGGCGGACAGCAGCCCTATTCCGGCGGACAGCAGCCCTACGCCGGCGGGCCACCGCCGTACGGCGCGGGGCAGCACCCCTACGGCGAGCCGACGCCGCCGAAGCGGGGCAGGAGCCCGTTGCTGGTGGTGGTGATCGTGCTGGCGGTGCTGCTGCTGGGGGGTGCCGGGGCGTACTGGCTGCTCGGTCGGGACGGGGACAGCCCGCCGGCCGGGACGACGGCCGCCACCGCGCCGGCGCCGACCGACGCGGCGCCGAGCGACCCGGCGGAGGCGACGCCCACCACGGCGGCCCCGGCCTCCTCGACCGATCCGCGTTTCGTGAAGGCGGGTCAGTGCGTCGCCAACCAGGGCGGCGGTGCCCAGCCGAAGCTGGTGATCGCCGACTGCGCCCCGAAGACGTACGAGGTGCTGCGCCGGATCGACGGCGCGACCAGCGGCAAGAAGGACGCCGAGGCCAAGTGCGGCAAGGTGGCCGGCTACACCGACTGGTACTTCTTCGACAGTGAGCTGGACACGCTCGACTTCGTGCTCTGCCTGAAGCGTCGATAG
- a CDS encoding EamA family transporter produces MSSRPPSTTDVAGSPAPPARAALIWTALVLVYLLWGSTYLGIRVAVESLPPLTSAAMRFAAAAVVLALVLRLRRGPGSLRVPARRLGGAALVGVLLLAGGNGLVVLAESGPPGDAVPSGVAALLIATVPLLVVVLRTAGGDRPRPWTFVGVALGFAGLVLLVLPRDGVDGVPLVGALTVVAAAASWSIGSYLSGRIRMPADPFVATVYEMVAGASALALVAVVRGELADFAPAEVTGRSWAALAYLMVAGSLVAFTAYVWLLAHAPISLVSTYAYVNPAVAVALGALLVAEPVTTQVLLGGAVIVAGVAVVVSTERPARTRPAAGDGTAPRRDGR; encoded by the coding sequence ATGAGCTCACGCCCCCCGAGTACGACGGACGTCGCCGGCTCTCCGGCGCCGCCGGCCCGTGCCGCCCTGATCTGGACCGCGTTGGTGCTGGTCTACCTGCTGTGGGGCTCGACCTACCTGGGCATCCGGGTCGCCGTCGAGTCCCTGCCGCCGCTCACCTCCGCCGCGATGCGGTTCGCCGCCGCCGCCGTGGTGCTCGCGCTCGTGCTGCGGCTCCGTCGCGGGCCCGGGTCGCTCCGCGTGCCAGCGCGTCGCCTCGGCGGGGCCGCGCTGGTCGGGGTGCTGCTGCTGGCCGGGGGCAACGGGCTGGTGGTGCTCGCCGAGTCCGGCCCGCCCGGCGACGCGGTGCCCTCCGGTGTCGCCGCACTGCTGATCGCCACCGTCCCGCTGCTGGTGGTGGTGCTGCGTACGGCCGGCGGGGACCGGCCCCGCCCGTGGACGTTCGTCGGCGTCGCGCTGGGCTTCGCCGGGCTCGTCCTGCTCGTCCTGCCCCGCGACGGGGTGGACGGGGTGCCGCTGGTGGGTGCGCTGACCGTGGTCGCGGCTGCCGCGAGCTGGTCGATCGGCTCCTATCTGTCCGGGCGGATCCGGATGCCGGCCGATCCGTTCGTGGCGACCGTCTACGAGATGGTGGCCGGCGCGTCGGCGCTCGCGCTGGTCGCCGTCGTACGCGGCGAACTGGCCGACTTCGCCCCCGCCGAGGTGACCGGGCGGTCCTGGGCGGCGCTGGCGTACCTGATGGTGGCCGGCTCGCTGGTCGCCTTCACCGCGTACGTCTGGCTGCTCGCCCACGCGCCGATCTCGCTGGTCTCCACGTACGCGTACGTCAACCCGGCGGTCGCGGTGGCGCTCGGCGCGCTGCTCGTCGCCGAGCCGGTCACCACGCAGGTGCTGCTCGGCGGCGCGGTCATCGTGGCCGGCGTCGCCGTGGTGGTGAGCACCGAGCGGCCGGCCCGGACCCGGCCGGCTGCCGGTGACGGGACGGCCCCGAGGCGCGACGGCCGGTAG
- a CDS encoding prepilin peptidase: MSAVTVAGTAVLGAVAGLVAVPIGRHVVGPGQAVGVGRVVPRRSTVAVAGAVVFGGLAAARGDERALPALLLVAAVGLVLAVTDLIALRLPDPLVGAVALGGALGLPGIALTTGEPGRPTTALAGVGLSLGGYLLLALLPGARLGFGDVKLAAALGFPLGWLGWPALRLGLLLPHLLGGVTFLVLLATGRIRRDTPLPFGPALLAGAWLAAVLT, from the coding sequence GTGTCGGCGGTGACGGTGGCGGGAACGGCGGTGCTCGGCGCGGTGGCCGGCCTGGTCGCGGTGCCGATCGGCCGCCATGTCGTCGGCCCTGGTCAGGCCGTGGGCGTCGGCCGCGTCGTGCCGCGCCGGTCCACCGTGGCCGTGGCCGGGGCCGTGGTGTTCGGCGGGCTGGCCGCCGCGCGTGGGGACGAGCGCGCGTTGCCGGCGCTGCTGCTGGTCGCCGCCGTCGGGCTGGTGCTCGCGGTGACCGACCTGATCGCGCTGCGGCTGCCCGACCCGCTGGTCGGCGCGGTGGCGCTCGGCGGTGCGCTCGGCCTGCCGGGCATCGCGCTGACCACCGGCGAGCCGGGCCGCCCGACGACCGCCCTGGCCGGGGTCGGTCTCTCGCTGGGCGGCTACCTGCTGCTCGCGCTGCTGCCCGGCGCCCGGCTCGGCTTCGGCGACGTGAAGCTGGCCGCCGCGCTCGGGTTCCCGCTGGGCTGGCTCGGCTGGCCGGCGCTCCGGCTCGGACTGCTCCTCCCGCACCTGCTCGGCGGCGTGACCTTCCTCGTCCTGCTCGCCACCGGCCGGATCCGCCGGGACACGCCGCTGCCGTTCGGCCCGGCGCTCCTCGCCGGCGCCTGGCTCGCCGCCGTGCTCACCTGA